DNA sequence from the Acipenser ruthenus chromosome 8, fAciRut3.2 maternal haplotype, whole genome shotgun sequence genome:
CAGAGCCCAGGCCAGTTTGGTCTCGGGGTATCAGCAAAGGTTCATCCAAAAGTTATTTTCCCTGCCTAGAACATTCTTCAGCATAAATAAAGCCCCACTCAAACATCGTGTTTTGTTGAATCAGAGAGTACTGTAATGTTCCGACAGCAAAGCTTTAGTTTGGCAGTGAAATGATTCATGATTTCTGTTTGCCACAGTATGAAAGTGATCCCGTTCAAGACCAAACCATACCTGCAGGTTTTCCTCTGTAGTGACCCAGTGACCACCGACAGCCAAAAGTGTGATGATGTCATGTTTGTGTGGCAGGAGCTTCTTTGAAGTTGATTCATCTTCTGTGCTGTAGAGCcttactgtttaaaaacaaacacaaataaaaacactcaTGTTTGTCCACTTTTCCTGTACAGCACTTGCTAATGCTGTAATACAAGTTATGTGGTGTATCTCCTTCACAGGTTCTTCATTATCCGAAAGCACTTTACGATGTGGGGAACAAAATGTactatcaaacaaacaaacaaacaaacaaacaaacaaacaaacaaacaaacaaacagaaaaaggaaaaaataaacctaatTATTTGGGGTTTTGTTCAGGTAGTGATGGAAAAGGTATTATGAACAAGTTCATTTGGGCTTTGGAACACACTCAAAATGGATGCTAAACAGTGAAACCTACAACCTCTTAATAACATTTATCAGAGGGTAACACTTAATGTAAACACAAAAGAATAAACATttcctgtctttttatgtttctgcaGCCTTCCTCTTATGTTGCAATGACTTCTAACTCATTCTCAACACGGTTACTGGTAGCAGCAGACACACACTGAAAGTCCAGATTGAAAGATAATTGAAAGATTCCTGTCTCAGTTTACACCCACATTCTATATCTGTAGCTTCAGTGAAACTAAATACCGACACAGTTTCAATTAATAAAAAAGGCCCTTAGTATCccaaggttatgaaaaccaaCTTCACTGACAAGTTGCTTTAGCAGAGTATGTAAGATCCCAGGTAGAGAACCAGtattaatacatttaatggcATCAACATTCATATCTGTGACTGTTTGGATCAACGTACATTACTGACAGACAGCGCTGAAGAAGTTCAATGGGAGTGTCAAGTAAGGGTTGCTTTCACACATGGGTTCTAATGGGGACAAAAAAGATTCTAAAGTTTAAACTGAACCCGGCTGATTCTTCCCCCACACCTCTCACCTCCGGCGTCAATGACAATGTCCACTCCCAGGCCCCCTGTTTCCTCCAAGCAGCTTTCCACAAGGTCAGCTTTCCCATCCGACATGTTAATTACCCTGACTGAGGGAGACAGGAAAGTCTGTCAGATACACTCTgctatctgcttttttttttttttttgaactaaTATGTAAAACCCATAGAGCACTGTATAGAGTAAGGACCAATGATAAGTATACTCTATTAAGACtactctgttttatttattatattttgattTGAGTTAAAATGTACTATCTATATTTTCTTCTTGTTTGAGATTTTAAACTCATTTCAAGATGTCAAGATACTATTTTTGAAGGGTCTTGGTTGCTTTAAAGAAAACTATAGTGATATAGTCTTGAAACTGGTCAAAAAGGGTAAAGGCCCGGTACAACAGGATGGGTAGATTTGTGTTGAGGGCCAATACAATTACCCTTTACAGTGACCTTCATAGGAAATGATAAAATACCAAAACTGAGATGTAACTAATTGTTTCCATTGAGTCAATTTCTTCATCTGGGGTAAATGAAGCACACAAAGGAGAGCGTCATCATTTTACATACTCTTTAAGTCCCAAAGCTGACTAACAAGACTCATTATGTAACTCAGGTTGCACCAAATTTTTTGCAAGGGTACAGGGAACTCAAAGTAACATGCTGGCAGGTGAAAACATCGTAGAGGgacatgttaaaatgtttggcTTTTGCAGGCTGGTAAAACCACACACAAGCAGacaaccatattaaaaaaaaacaaaaaaaaaacaaaaaaaaaaacagttcatgaTTAAGAAGACATATTTTTGGATCTCTATAGTGAATGTGGTGTAACGGTATAGATTATAGGTTGTGTTTTCCTGGTGATCTAAGAAACTACTGGGAAGGTACATCTGTAACATAGGAGGTCAGGGCTGGTCTCTAGGTTAGATCCCAACACCACTGTCTACTATGccaatatactgtataactggGCTCCATTTGCAGTGAATAGAGACACGTCTTTATATTAGTCAACTCAGTCAGCTACAAGAGAGTTCATTACATACTCTCCACTGAAATATAGCTTGCCCCAAACCACATGTCCCATTGCCAATGATACTGAAATTGGTACTTGGTGCATGACATGAGTATTATGAAATGTAATTACATCGAATGACCTTCAGAGGTCAGGGTCTTAATTTATTGGGTACCACTGTAAGAATTGGAGGTAGGTAAAAACACAACCTGCTTAAATTACTTTGCAATCCCTACATGTATGATGAGCAGTGTAAGCTAAAGACACTTCAAACACATACTTACCCACTAAAGATTCCCGGATGCCTTTGTGAGTCGCAGTGGCAAAAtcgaaaaaagaaaatcaataagcAGAGTACAGATATAGTGCCCGGGTGATACACGTGCTGCACAGAACACGATGATCCCCTGCGTGCAGAAATGTCCACTGAAAAGTGTAATGCCTGGCATTCTTCTAATTTATTTGCAACGGCAAAAAGTTGTAagcatttttataattaaaaactgaaaaataaactgaagctACAAATTATTTTATGAGATTCTGCAGTAGGAGTAAGTAACAATAAAATCGCTAAAACACACCACATGCTttatgatttccttttttttgtaatacaaccCTTAGCTGTTTACCCTGGTGATGTAAGGCTACCATAGAGTCTTTTTGAACAGCCTATTTGTGTAATTTTATTGCAGGTTATATGTTTATTATCTTCAGCTGTCAACAAACTTCCTTTTACTGCAGAGCAGCATACTCCCTCTGTTCTCTTTTGCCACCATCACTCTTCCTGAAGCCATTTTACACTGTGACCCAGTGAATATTTCTGCTGCCTTCTCGTAAACTTCCTTATGTAAATTGTATCATTTTTGTCTTTTCAACATCAGGTTTGGCGGAGGACAGTAATTGAAGATGTGTTCATCCACAGCAGTAAACCACCCACACCTGTTTCAGGGGTTATGAAACAGACCAGTGGAACGCTTTGCTTCCCAAACAGTCTACCGATTCTCAATACAACACAACGAAATTCCAAATAAACACAAGAGAATCTGGTAGCTAGTTAACAACACTTTGTCCGCACACCTTGATTTCGTTCTGACCATCTAGCTCCTTGTTAGCACATTATTTGCCCCTACCATGGAGATTTTTAAATATTCTCATTGTTATATTGGTATAAAAAAAGTGCTTCTTACCTTCTGTTGCAAACTTACTTTTGCTCAGCTTCCAtatctgtgctaaatttgaagatGTGatttgggttaactttatctgtaCCATTTAGGATCTTTCTGGTGTGACTTTCACTTTCTCACAATCCATCACTGCACGAGCCCAGCTTCACAGTGAGCGAGCCCAGCTTATTTTGTGTAAGCAAATCAGAACAATAAAGAAGCAGCTTACCTACTGTAGGTCTCAGCTGCTCCAGGTGATGCATGTCTTCAAGGCACAGGGCAGTAGACAGCACCCTGGCACCTCTGTGATGAGCCAGCTGTACAGCTATTGTACCAAATGGCTGGAAACAATGAGGAAGACGATTTGTGTTATCAACCCATTCTGATTATGGACATGCAGCAGTAACGTTTCAGTGAATTATTCACTGATACTGTAAAACAAACTGTTAAATAATGCAATATTCAAATGTTTCATGGCCATTAGACCCACCAAGTCATTAACTGACCCATGCAAAAGGAGAGGTGCTTTCAGCCAGGATATGCAAAACTCAAATCCTCAATTACAGTTCGATTTTCCTGGTGCACTGACTCAGTGTATTTTAAGTTAAGGTACTTagggctaaaaaaaataattcaagtaaatCAAATATGTACTGCCAGCACTTTGTAGATCTCAAATGTTCCTGTATGAAATATACACACGTCATGGTGAACGTGCATtagatttttaatggtattttttcataGCTATTAGTGAACAAAAAATTGGCATGCCTGTTGCACTCATTTGAATTCTGCACTTCTGGTCATGAAGGAAggtagttaacattaaaaatgtgtgAATTGCTTCTGGGAGTTGGTGTTCTTGCAATAGGAAAAACAATTgagaatttttttatatatttctcaagaaaaaataaataaatacatgaacttGACATTTATTTCCTTTACAAGAGTTGGTAACTGAGAAGGCAAGTCAAAGCTTCATGTATAACATTGAAATAACTGCACTGAAAAACAAATAGACTTTATAGGAAAATGCGAGAAATGATGGCAATATACACTTGGTAAGATTCAATGCaattatttggtttattttttattttattttaagacaaCAGTTTGGCTACAACTCAGTTTGACAATTCACTTTTTTATGCATTAAATGTTCTCTCTTGAGGGTGTCACCCAAGCACTAAAAATATCCTTATCTGGTGGTAGTCATTGTGTTGCAACATTATCAGCATTTTTACCTCTGGCTGCCAGCTGCAAACTGCAATTTTTTGCTAACATTTTCAACAGAACAGCTCAGGGCTTGGCTGTATGGATACCATTGGTGTGTATGAAATTCATGTAGATCCATTTGCACCAGATCATCTAGTAAATGAATAATATGGAAATACTGAATGTGCCATACTGCGTTTAATCCAATTGATTATTTAACCTGGAACCAGCTATTTAACCAAACAATATTATTACGGGAAACCCCTTTTTAGATCACTTTTCTTTAATACCGGTAGTTGCAAAGAGTTTTGTGAATCCCTGTTAAATACCAATGCCCTTAGAAACTAGTGGATACCTACACTTGCTCCATCCAGCACTAAGACAGTGTTGCCTGCGGTGATGCGAGACAAGACATGCAGGGCTGTATAGGAGCGAACTCCATCACGGATGGTACCAGCAGCCTCCACCCAGCTCACCTTTTCTGGCTTAGGCACTACAGAGGAGAGACAGCATCCGTTCTGACAAATACTGATAGGCAAGTATTCATAATTATTAAACCTAATATAAACTTTGTCAGTTCCATTAATTCCCATCATACACAGGGATAAAAATAAGATTCCTatcgcatagcagtttcacccattccaggtttcactacaagcttgattagccacagtgtattggtaacaagctcaggtgtcttattaaacccctagtaaaaccaggaatgaatcaaactgctatgcaattatGAAATTCAAGAACGAGGAAAGGCCATTCGGTCCACCTATGCTCACTCGTTTTGGTGCCAgcatgggagtcttctttccatacAGAAGAATACATTACATGTTTTAGCAAATCAGGTGTAGCTAAAAGAATAGCTTGCCCTGCTCAACAagagtctagaacagtttcatggatATCCAATTAATTTAATACATCAAAACATAGCACATGTAGGTCATCATACTGTATCGCAATCAAATGATGTAATTTCACAAACACTAAACCTAAGTATAAAAAAACGAACAGTCATTTCAGGTGTTACTTTGAACTTCAATTTAGTTGTTCCTCTCTGTAGTTTTCGTCAGGTGCTACTTATTAAGCTCAAGCTTCTATGCAAAATACATTCGTATTTCCATTCCAGTAGAATCCCAGTTCACTCATAATTACAtattataatatttgaaaaaaattgtataaaatcTGGAGTTTATCAGATTACAACGAAACGCAAGGCGAAATGTCTGTAGGAGGCTAGCAGTTTATGATAAATGCTTGGTGAAGACAGACAGACGAATACAATCAGCACATTAGGgtccctatttttttttaatgaggaacCTCATCAATGATTTCCCCTCAGAATTTTATctgcaagaatttttttttttgctattttcttGACTTACTATATTCCTGAAAACCCAATGTCCCAGTCATCACTCAAACACACAACTTACCTAAATGATGCTCTTGGACCAAAACCACATCACACAGACCAGAAACTTCAGCATCCAGAGGTAAGATTCCTGTCAAGATGTAACTGTGTGTTATTGCTGAGGATACAGCTCACACAGTCAATTGTAATGACTAGGTATTCCTTTGTATTTTTTCTATAACTTGCAGTCTATCGCTCCGAGGCCTCTTAGAATTATAGGCTTTtgataaaaagaataataaaaaaaaaaattgagttttTCAAAATATAAGTGATCTAACTGCATACTACTCAAAGTGTCCCTCTATTGCCATAACTGTTTTCTGCTTGTGTGTTCATGTCCTGTCTTCCACTGTACGGCATTCTGACTATTTCCAATGGAACTTACCAACTACCTCTTCGTCCGGTTGAAAGAAGGTTACCTTTGGTCCCACTGAAATAGATGTAGAAAGTGTAAGTGGAAGGTTCCAAACTACCCACTTTGGTCATCTGCTTCGCGTTGTAGGACGTTTtggtttttatataatatatgaaaatgaatacattctgCTCATTACaagagctttttttatttttttaaatggctgaaATGGTAAATATTGTAATTTTTGGGAGATAATGCACAACCCGTGTAGAACTGAGCCACCTTGGGTTACAGTGCTTGTATAACTCACACTTTATAGGGATTCCACTATATACTACTGAAGGATGCAGGTTCTACTCTACAATTATTGGAGAGTGACTCTCTATTCGACAGTCCAATGGAATGTAGATTATTTGCCTGCAAAGCTAGTTTCCATTTTCTGTATACCTTTGAGGTCAGTAATAGGATTCTCAATAGTATTTTAGCACAACAGAAACAAGCGGGCAGAGAAAAGTATTCGACAGAAACCTAGCGGAATAAACTGTATGTATTGCCATCactgaacaaaaaacaacaacaaaaaaaaaagaacaggtgGGGAAAAATTGACAGACTTTCAACACTTTAAggaatctaaaaaaaatacaatgtttaattacaaaatctTTGTGATCAAAATTGTAAGTCGATTGCCACACAGTGAGAAAGTGATACAATTTTGATGGATAAGAATCCAAATTGTATCCAACAGCTCATCATACTCATTCATGTTTAAATAACTCAGAATTGTATCTATTTGCTTTTCTAGATTTAaaggggagaaaaaacaaaacatataataataataataataataataataaaaataataataataataataatatgctgctTGTCTCAATTTAAACAGAAGTAAAGAATGGAACCCCCTCCCTTTTCATTACAGATCTAAAATTGCTCATTGAGGTTCACAAAGTGAATgttagttttaattttaaatgtatttccttataactagggcgtctgattttcgggTTTTTACCCAATTTAACCCGATTTCTCTCCCTgaataggcacatactgtatatgaataaatgcaagcacagttgtctgtgattcaaatgcaacagagcagaactggcgccgatgacggtaagctgatttatctattagaaaaatgtggcttcttagtgtaatatatttatatattttttatttctaaaaattacagcaatatagctttaaggtttttgcttttttttcacacttttcttcccagttatttgttttatgactGTGTTTAAGCCAAGAGTATTTAGATGTAACAGTTGATCGTTTCTCTTTGTAGAACAGCATGGAGTACAGTTGTTTAGTTTtctatgttctgtgtgcaattatacctgcaactccactacaaaataaaacttgattggaatgGAGAAATGccaaatatatacagtgtgtgtgtgtgtgagagagagagagagatgttgtcaaaagtttgcataacccaatgtgtggaaatatacatacgttggggatttaaactgttgacgacaactttgttgtcaacactttgcgcctaagcatttgtttatttctttctaaataaaacctgatttctacctgaatatttattctttcttgagtatatatttaaaaaatccacCCGATTTCACctgattttttcattaaataattctaccagATTTTTACAAAAGCATTCAcccgaatttggaaaaaaaaaatcacccgaAACTCAGACGTCCTACTTACAACTAAACAAGCACTGCTTACAGGTTTATGCATGCAGTGCCTGTACTGTGTGTACATCTTGTCTAAACATGCCACTGTATCTTTTCGTGTAAGGCTTTCTTATCTCCAGAAACTTTTTAGTCATTAAATAATCACAGTTCTTGAAATTACCTGGCTGTCCACCCATAAAACTCgccgaaataaataggattgaatcgtATTTGTGATTTTTGTCATGCAAcaactgaccaatcagagaacagctttagAGCATATGGTCCAGCAAGATGAAGAAGTATCCAGAATgacggaggaaacaataatacagttgaaaaaatacccagcgctttatgacaaaggtcatcgcaattatgaaagatacagatttgaaagacttcgatatgggagtccatttcgaaggaacttgATAAGCCTGGTGTAACGGGGGAGATCTGTGATGACTATCTGGTGTGTCCGTAGCAGTCTtgcaagatccgcctgtcagtcatggcgatgacacggagaggtggggaagagggtgtgttggctttccctctctccgagtggctgagaggcaggccttgggggattgctcggcccataagaactgcgcttggttgtgcattcgggtggccgtaattggaaaacacacagagacactagctgagaaggccagtggttggagcgagcgaccaaaacaggcacGCACGACTGAAGAAAAaagccagaaaaaaataaactattttattaaaatctcttgttacgtacccaaggggacgtgtgtaatgataggggaaccttggccacccctgtgtatagtgcataacagcgtaggacggagatcctgaactgaccggcttagcggcagtgagggcactgcgtaagcagcacctttattttgtagttttattactgtgttttattttcccttttcatttcgccttttgttttcattattattttgagcacctgtgagtgcgccagcttttaactgttttaccagtattggtatttctgtggtcctgtataccgttgtcggtactcaggccacggacaacagcgccctctgcgggcaatAAGACAAacgtctaaaataataaaactgggcaccagtgcggtgtttgcaaataaaacttctgtctcccttGTGTGTCAGTAAATTACCCACCACTGTTCCACACCTGGTaggtatgatttattgccatatatgttgaaataccatcagagaagacactcacaATTTcaacatcatgttgacgaatatatACTTTCGCAGCAACGTGTCCATaccacactatacacacacatctAATATCTAGAAACCACCAGACCACATTCTGTTAGCTTAATTCCTGCCTGCCAAATACAAACTAGATCCCCAAAAATAAGAGATTTTAGCTTGCAAGCTTGTGATTCAAGATGAGGGACAACACCTAAAACCTGACAATGCTCATCATCATCATGACAACTGTCAGGTATAATATACTAACATGAAAAATAATGATCACGTAACGTGAAAAACAACGATCACAACAGTAACTGCAATAGAATTTTTTTACAAAAGGAATTTAAAAGCATAAAGTGACGGACATTGTATATGATTGTTACAACAACAAATACACAAGTGAGATATT
Encoded proteins:
- the cryzl1 gene encoding quinone oxidoreductase-like protein 1 isoform X2 — its product is MKGLYCLLSESAEDVKFVIQETEPPPAVSDHYVKVQIKACALSPLDTKLLADLKLQKDVVPVGREIAGVVLEVGPKVTFFQPDEEVVGILPLDAEVSGLCDVVLVQEHHLVPKPEKVSWVEAAGTIRDGVRSYTALHVLSRITAGNTVLVLDGASPFGTIAVQLAHHRGARVLSTALCLEDMHHLEQLRPTVVRVINMSDGKADLVESCLEETGGLGVDIVIDAGVRLYSTEDESTSKKLLPHKHDIITLLAVGGHWVTTEENLQLDPPDSRSLFLKGATVSFLNDEVWNMSSAHQGKYLHIMKDVIEKLSSGIFRPQLDNPVPLYEATVSMEMVQKKQVRKRHVIQL
- the cryzl1 gene encoding quinone oxidoreductase-like protein 1 isoform X1; its protein translation is MKGLYCLLSESAEDVKFVIQETEPPPAVSDHYVKVQIKACALSPLDTKLLADLKLQKDVVPVGREIAGVVLEVGPKVTFFQPDEEVVGILPLDAEVSGLCDVVLVQEHHLVPKPEKVSWVEAAGTIRDGVRSYTALHVLSRITAGNTVLVLDGASPFGTIAVQLAHHRGARVLSTALCLEDMHHLEQLRPTVGIRESLVVRVINMSDGKADLVESCLEETGGLGVDIVIDAGVRLYSTEDESTSKKLLPHKHDIITLLAVGGHWVTTEENLQLDPPDSRSLFLKGATVSFLNDEVWNMSSAHQGKYLHIMKDVIEKLSSGIFRPQLDNPVPLYEATVSMEMVQKKQVRKRHVIQL